In Rhodopirellula sp. P2, the DNA window CGGCGATTGGCCCGACCAAAACACCGGCCTGTTCTTCGTCAAACAAGCCAGCCGGTTGGTTCAAGAAGGCATCCACGTTGCGGTCATTCGAGGCAACCACGACGCCGCCAACAAAATGACGTCGAACCTGCCGCTACCAAAGAACCCTGACGGCTCCGATATTCTGCTCAGCGAAAAGAAAGTCGACCAACGAGTTCTCGAAGACCTCGGCATCGTGATCCACGGCCGATCCTATGCCAAACGGGCCGAAACCGGCGACATGGCCGCCGAATACCCCGCGCCGATCGGCGGCATGTTCAACCTCGGCATCCTGCACACCGGACTGTCAGGCCTGGACGGTCACGATCCGTACGCCCCCTGTTCCCCGCAGCAACTCGCCGACAAGGGTTACGACTACTGGGCCCTCGGCCACATTCACTTGCGCGGCGAGCACCAAATCGAAGGCACCGCCCCGGTTGTCTTCAGCGGCAACATTCAAGGCCGACACATTCGCGAATCGGGACCGAAGGGTTGCCTCCTCGTCGACCTGGACGCTCGCAACCAAACCGAGCGTCGGTTCATGCCTCTGGACGTCGTCCGATTTGAAACCTTTGATGCCAATGCAAGTCAATGGTCGCACACCGATGAATTGATGGACGCCTACGAAGCCTGGATGAACGACCAACTGGAACAGGCCGAGAATCGGTTGCTGGTCACCCGAGTCATCTTGTCCGGCCAATCATCGCTGCATCAGCAATGGATGCGTGAACAATCCAATTTGGAAGCGTCACTGCGAGCCACTTCGGTCACCCATGGCCACGGACAAGTCTGGTTGGAACGGTTGAAGATCAAAACCTCGGCCGAGGTCGATCACTCGCCCGCGGAACAACACGATGCGAATCAGGAAGGCCCGCTGCACAGCATTCTCTCAGTCGTGGAAGAACTGAAATCCGGCGGAGGCGACTCGGATTGGAT includes these proteins:
- a CDS encoding metallophosphoesterase family protein is translated as MSHRRILHAADIHLDSPLQKLDAYEDAPVDEIREASRRALENMTQLAIDEQVDLVVIAGDLYDGDWPDQNTGLFFVKQASRLVQEGIHVAVIRGNHDAANKMTSNLPLPKNPDGSDILLSEKKVDQRVLEDLGIVIHGRSYAKRAETGDMAAEYPAPIGGMFNLGILHTGLSGLDGHDPYAPCSPQQLADKGYDYWALGHIHLRGEHQIEGTAPVVFSGNIQGRHIRESGPKGCLLVDLDARNQTERRFMPLDVVRFETFDANASQWSHTDELMDAYEAWMNDQLEQAENRLLVTRVILSGQSSLHQQWMREQSNLEASLRATSVTHGHGQVWLERLKIKTSAEVDHSPAEQHDANQEGPLHSILSVVEELKSGGGDSDWMANEITPLLKKLPTEFSGDQAPIRFDNPEERHEWIEAATTELLARLQGGKR